Proteins co-encoded in one Polaromonas vacuolata genomic window:
- a CDS encoding 2-oxoglutarate dehydrogenase E1 component: protein MSSNAPTSSVYAAYQGNTYLFGGNAPYVEEMYENYLANPGSVTDSWREYFDALQNVPASDGSDTKDVPHLPVVNAFAERAKLGQTKVVVASGADSEMGRKRTSVQQLIAAYRNVGARWADLDPLKRAERDNIPELDPSFYGFGDADQEIVFNTSNTFFGKDTMSLRELMNALRETYCGTIGAEYMYATDQNQKRWWQQKLESIRSKPNLSKEKKIHLLDRLSAAEGLERFLHTKYVGQKRFSLEGSESFIASMDELIQRGGEVGVQEIVIGMAHRGRLNVLVNSLGKVPADLFAEFDHTAPENLPSGDVKYHQGFSSDVSTPGGPVHLSLAFNPSHLEIVNPVVEGSVRARMDRRADPKGLQVLPVLVHGDAAFAGQGVVMETLALAETRGYFTGGTVHIVINNQIGFTTSDPRDSRSTLYCTDVVKMIEAPVLHVNGDDPEAVVLATQLALEFRMEFQKDVVVDIICFRKLGHNEQDTPALTQPLMYKKIAQHPGTRKLYADKLTAQGFGETLGDDMVKATRAALDAGKSTFDPVLTNFKSNYAVDWSPYIGKKWTDAGDTSVPMSEWKRLAEAITTIPASVTPHNLVKKVYDDRAAMGRGEIPVDWGMGEHMAFASLVASGYPVRLSGEDCGRGTFTHRHAVIHDQNREKFDTGTYVPLQNVTDKQAPFVVIDSILSEEAVLAFEYGYASNDPNTLVIWEAQFGDFANGAQVVIDQFIASGEVKWGRVNGITLMLPHGYEGQGPEHSSARLERFMQLSADTNMQVVQPTTASQIFHVLRRQQVRHLRKPLIIMTPKSLLRNKDATSPLSEFTNGSFQTVIPENDEAIIKKADKVKRVVACSGKVYYDLVKKRAEKEIEDVVLLRVEQLYPFPHKAFAAELKKYPNVTDLVWCQDEPQNQGAWFFVQHYIHESMFVGQKLGYSGRAASASPAVGYSHLHQEQQKALVEGAFAKLKGFMLTK from the coding sequence ATGAGTTCAAACGCCCCGACATCGTCGGTCTATGCAGCCTATCAAGGCAATACCTATCTCTTCGGTGGCAATGCGCCTTATGTTGAAGAGATGTATGAAAACTACCTCGCCAACCCCGGCAGCGTGACCGACAGCTGGCGCGAATACTTCGATGCCTTACAAAATGTACCCGCATCTGATGGTAGCGACACCAAAGACGTGCCACATCTCCCCGTCGTCAATGCTTTTGCTGAGCGTGCCAAGCTAGGACAGACCAAGGTAGTGGTTGCCAGCGGTGCTGATTCTGAAATGGGCCGCAAGCGTACCTCGGTGCAGCAGCTAATTGCCGCTTACCGTAACGTCGGCGCACGTTGGGCAGACCTCGATCCTCTTAAACGCGCTGAGCGTGACAATATTCCTGAACTAGATCCGTCTTTCTACGGTTTTGGTGATGCTGACCAAGAAATCGTGTTCAACACCAGCAACACTTTCTTCGGCAAAGACACAATGAGTCTGCGTGAGCTGATGAATGCTTTGCGCGAGACGTATTGCGGCACGATTGGTGCTGAGTACATGTACGCCACAGACCAAAATCAAAAGCGTTGGTGGCAGCAAAAACTCGAATCGATTCGCAGCAAACCCAATCTGAGCAAAGAAAAGAAAATCCATTTGCTAGACCGCTTGAGTGCAGCCGAAGGCCTAGAGCGCTTTTTGCACACCAAATATGTGGGCCAAAAGCGCTTCTCGCTCGAAGGCAGTGAGAGCTTTATCGCCAGCATGGATGAACTCATTCAACGCGGCGGCGAAGTCGGCGTGCAGGAAATTGTCATCGGTATGGCTCACCGTGGCCGCCTCAATGTGCTGGTCAATTCGCTGGGTAAAGTACCGGCCGATTTGTTTGCTGAGTTCGATCACACGGCCCCAGAAAATTTGCCAAGTGGTGACGTTAAATATCACCAAGGTTTTAGCTCTGACGTCTCCACCCCAGGCGGCCCGGTTCACTTGTCGCTGGCCTTTAACCCGTCCCACCTTGAGATCGTCAACCCAGTGGTTGAAGGCTCGGTACGCGCCCGCATGGACAGACGCGCTGACCCTAAAGGTTTGCAGGTCTTGCCTGTGCTGGTTCATGGTGATGCCGCCTTCGCTGGTCAAGGCGTGGTGATGGAAACCTTGGCTTTGGCTGAGACCCGTGGCTACTTCACTGGCGGCACGGTGCATATCGTGATTAACAATCAAATTGGCTTTACCACCAGCGATCCGCGCGATAGTCGCTCAACGCTTTACTGCACCGACGTCGTCAAGATGATTGAGGCACCGGTGCTACACGTGAACGGCGACGACCCTGAAGCGGTGGTGTTGGCGACGCAGTTGGCACTTGAGTTCCGCATGGAATTCCAAAAAGACGTGGTGGTTGACATCATTTGTTTCCGCAAGCTCGGACACAACGAGCAGGACACACCAGCGCTGACCCAGCCGTTGATGTATAAAAAAATTGCCCAGCATCCAGGCACCCGCAAGCTTTACGCCGACAAGCTCACCGCTCAAGGTTTCGGTGAGACGCTGGGTGACGACATGGTCAAAGCGACGCGCGCCGCTTTGGACGCTGGCAAAAGCACTTTCGATCCGGTGCTGACTAACTTTAAGAGCAATTACGCGGTCGACTGGTCACCTTATATTGGTAAAAAGTGGACTGATGCTGGTGATACTTCGGTTCCGATGTCTGAGTGGAAGCGTTTGGCTGAAGCCATCACCACCATTCCTGCCAGTGTCACCCCGCACAACTTAGTTAAGAAGGTTTATGACGACCGCGCAGCCATGGGCCGCGGTGAGATTCCGGTCGATTGGGGCATGGGCGAGCACATGGCTTTTGCCTCACTTGTGGCCAGTGGCTACCCCGTGCGTCTGTCTGGCGAAGATTGCGGCCGCGGTACCTTTACCCACCGTCACGCCGTCATTCATGACCAAAATCGTGAGAAGTTTGACACTGGCACTTATGTGCCGCTGCAAAATGTCACCGACAAGCAAGCGCCTTTCGTCGTCATCGATTCGATATTGTCCGAAGAAGCGGTGCTGGCCTTCGAATACGGTTATGCGTCGAATGACCCCAACACCTTGGTCATTTGGGAAGCCCAGTTCGGTGATTTCGCCAATGGCGCACAAGTCGTGATCGACCAGTTCATTGCCTCTGGTGAAGTCAAGTGGGGCCGTGTCAACGGGATTACCTTGATGCTGCCGCACGGCTATGAAGGCCAGGGTCCTGAGCACAGCTCGGCACGTTTAGAGCGCTTCATGCAGTTGTCTGCAGACACCAATATGCAAGTGGTGCAACCGACTACTGCCAGCCAGATTTTCCACGTGTTGCGCCGTCAGCAAGTGCGTCATCTGCGCAAGCCGCTGATTATCATGACGCCTAAGTCGCTGCTACGTAACAAGGATGCGACTTCGCCGCTGTCCGAATTCACCAATGGCAGCTTCCAGACCGTGATTCCAGAGAACGACGAAGCCATCATCAAAAAGGCTGACAAGGTCAAACGGGTGGTGGCTTGCTCCGGCAAGGTTTACTACGACTTGGTTAAAAAGCGCGCTGAAAAAGAGATTGAAGATGTGGTTTTGCTGCGCGTTGAGCAGCTCTATCCCTTCCCACATAAAGCGTTTGCCGCTGAGCTCAAAAAATATCCGAACGTCACCGATCTTGTTTGGTGTCAAGACGAGCCACAAAACCAAGGCGCTTGGTTCTTCGTGCAGCACTACATTCACGAAAGCATGTTTGTGGGTCAGAAGCTGGGTTACTCCGGCCGAGCGGCATCCGCCTCGCCGGCAGTCGGTTATTCGCACCTACACCAAGAGCAGCAAAAAGCACTGGTTGAAGGCGCGTTTGCCAAGCTCAAAGGATTCATGTTGACCAAGTAA
- the odhB gene encoding 2-oxoglutarate dehydrogenase complex dihydrolipoyllysine-residue succinyltransferase: MAIVEVKVPQLSESVAEATMLQWKKKVGDAIAIDETLIEIETDKVVLEVPAPSAGVLIEILVADGGTVIAEQLIARIDTEATAGVTAPAAAPAAPAAAPAAAPASASTSAPAANGGAMAGVPMPSAAKLMADGNMPAGSVPGTGKDGRVTKGDVLAAPSATKLVTASAMPAAAAPVALLPQVAASKKPDDLGNRPEQRVPMSRLRARIAERLLQSQSTNAILTTFNEVNMAPVMEMRKRFQERFEKEHGVKLGFMSFFVKAAVHALKKFPLINASIDGNDIVYHGYFDIGIAVGSPRGLVVPILRNADQMSFAEIEKKIAEYGAKARDGKLGIEEMTGGTFSISNGGTFGSMLSTPIINPPQSAILGVHATKDRAVVENGQVVVRPMNYFALSYDHRIIDGREAVLGLVAMKEALEDPSRLLFDI, encoded by the coding sequence ATGGCCATCGTTGAAGTTAAAGTCCCGCAATTGTCCGAGTCCGTAGCTGAAGCCACCATGCTGCAATGGAAGAAGAAAGTCGGCGATGCAATCGCTATTGATGAAACGCTGATTGAAATCGAAACCGACAAGGTGGTGTTGGAAGTTCCCGCACCCTCAGCTGGCGTGCTGATTGAAATACTGGTTGCTGATGGTGGAACCGTGATTGCCGAGCAGTTGATTGCGCGTATCGATACCGAGGCGACAGCCGGTGTGACTGCGCCTGCAGCAGCTCCAGCAGCACCGGCTGCTGCACCCGCCGCCGCACCTGCAAGCGCTTCCACCAGCGCACCTGCGGCCAATGGCGGCGCCATGGCTGGCGTGCCTATGCCTTCGGCTGCCAAGTTGATGGCCGACGGCAATATGCCTGCTGGCTCGGTCCCCGGCACCGGTAAAGATGGCCGTGTCACCAAGGGTGATGTGTTGGCCGCGCCTAGCGCGACCAAACTGGTCACTGCCAGTGCCATGCCGGCTGCGGCCGCACCAGTGGCTTTGTTGCCGCAAGTCGCAGCCTCTAAAAAGCCCGATGACTTGGGCAACCGCCCAGAGCAACGCGTGCCTATGAGTCGTCTGCGTGCGCGTATCGCTGAGCGTTTGCTGCAGTCCCAATCCACCAACGCTATCTTGACCACTTTCAACGAAGTGAATATGGCCCCGGTGATGGAAATGCGTAAGCGCTTCCAAGAACGCTTTGAAAAAGAGCATGGCGTCAAGCTTGGCTTTATGAGCTTTTTCGTCAAAGCGGCAGTCCATGCGCTGAAGAAATTTCCGCTCATCAATGCCTCTATCGACGGCAATGACATCGTCTACCACGGTTACTTTGACATCGGTATCGCCGTCGGTTCACCGCGCGGTTTGGTCGTGCCAATCTTGCGTAATGCTGACCAAATGTCTTTTGCTGAAATCGAAAAGAAGATTGCCGAATACGGCGCTAAAGCACGTGACGGCAAACTCGGCATTGAAGAGATGACGGGCGGCACTTTCTCGATTAGCAATGGCGGCACCTTCGGCTCCATGCTGTCGACGCCCATCATCAACCCACCCCAGTCAGCAATTCTTGGCGTGCATGCGACCAAGGACCGCGCCGTGGTTGAAAACGGCCAAGTCGTGGTGAGACCCATGAATTACTTTGCACTGAGCTATGACCACCGCATCATCGACGGCCGCGAAGCCGTGCTGGGTCTGGTGGCCATGAAGGAAGCGTTGGAAGATCCATCGCGCCTGCTGTTTGATATCTAA